A part of Paenibacillus donghaensis genomic DNA contains:
- a CDS encoding ABC transporter ATP-binding protein has translation MEILKVDRLSFRYPEEDRATLDELSFTVKEGEFVVLCGPSGGGKTTLLRHLKRELAPVGTMDGSILYRGLPLAELAPETAAAEIGMVFQNPEAQIVMDTVWHELAFSMENLGLPPAVMRSRLAEICGLFGLEPLLYKPVHELSGGQKQLLNLASVLLLQPRVLLLDEPTSQLDPVAAREFIQLLHRLNEELSMTVIISEHRLEEVFPLADQVLLLSRGALQAAGGPREIVGRLGAGQAPAQLAYLPAASRLFLGLAPQAAAPPPGASPLTVREGKAWLRGLPAAGAGPAAAPHSAATAQPGAAARAGEAALLRCRELTFRYAKDGAEVLKKLTLSLYPGELLAIMGGNGAGKSTLLQLMAGLAKPQRGKVELGRDIHTGYLAQNPLLYFSQDTVAAELAQMAEYAGLSGEEAQREIARLLDIFQLQAVIDNHPHDISGGQQQQTALAMVLLLKPDILLLDEPTKGLDPEAKERFASTLQLLREQGVSIVLVTHDVEFAAEYASRCALLFDGAITAEGSPGDFFGSNYFYTTAVNRMVREWLPQVLTVKEAIQQWPDSGSRS, from the coding sequence ATGGAGATCCTCAAGGTCGACCGCTTATCCTTCCGGTATCCCGAAGAAGACAGGGCCACACTGGATGAGCTCTCGTTCACGGTAAAAGAAGGCGAGTTCGTCGTACTCTGCGGACCCTCGGGCGGCGGCAAAACCACGCTTCTGCGCCACCTCAAGCGCGAGCTTGCTCCGGTGGGCACGATGGATGGCAGCATCCTGTACCGGGGGCTGCCGCTGGCGGAGCTGGCGCCCGAAACGGCTGCCGCAGAGATCGGCATGGTGTTCCAGAATCCCGAGGCGCAGATTGTGATGGACACAGTTTGGCATGAGCTGGCGTTCTCCATGGAGAATCTGGGCCTGCCCCCGGCAGTGATGCGCAGCAGGTTGGCCGAGATATGCGGACTGTTCGGGCTGGAGCCGCTGCTCTATAAGCCGGTGCATGAGCTGTCCGGCGGCCAGAAGCAGCTGCTGAATCTGGCTTCAGTCCTGCTGCTGCAGCCCCGGGTGCTGCTGCTGGACGAGCCTACCTCGCAGCTGGACCCGGTCGCGGCGCGCGAGTTCATCCAGCTGCTGCACCGGCTGAACGAGGAACTGTCTATGACCGTGATCATCAGCGAGCACCGGCTGGAGGAGGTTTTTCCGCTGGCTGACCAGGTGCTGCTGCTCAGCCGGGGAGCCTTGCAGGCCGCAGGCGGCCCGCGCGAGATCGTGGGCAGGCTGGGCGCCGGGCAAGCCCCGGCGCAGCTCGCCTATCTGCCGGCGGCGTCGCGCCTGTTCCTCGGCCTTGCGCCGCAGGCTGCGGCTCCGCCGCCGGGGGCCAGCCCTCTCACGGTGCGAGAGGGCAAGGCCTGGCTGCGCGGCCTGCCTGCCGCAGGCGCAGGCCCAGCGGCTGCGCCGCACAGCGCGGCGACGGCGCAGCCTGGAGCGGCAGCCCGCGCAGGCGAAGCCGCGCTGCTGCGCTGCCGCGAGCTGACCTTCCGCTACGCCAAGGACGGCGCGGAAGTGCTGAAGAAACTTACGCTCTCCCTCTATCCGGGAGAGCTGCTCGCCATTATGGGCGGCAACGGCGCCGGGAAATCGACGCTGCTGCAGCTGATGGCGGGACTGGCGAAGCCGCAGCGGGGCAAGGTAGAACTGGGCCGGGACATCCATACCGGATACCTGGCCCAGAATCCGCTGCTCTACTTCAGCCAGGACACCGTGGCCGCCGAGCTTGCGCAGATGGCCGAGTATGCCGGGCTGTCCGGCGAAGAGGCGCAGCGCGAGATTGCGCGCCTGCTGGATATCTTCCAGCTGCAGGCGGTAATCGATAACCATCCGCATGATATCAGCGGCGGACAGCAGCAGCAGACTGCCCTGGCGATGGTGCTGCTGCTGAAGCCGGATATTCTGCTGCTGGACGAGCCTACGAAGGGGCTGGACCCGGAGGCCAAGGAGCGTTTCGCTTCGACACTCCAGCTGCTGCGGGAGCAAGGCGTCAGTATTGTTCTTGTTACGCATGATGTGGAGTTTGCCGCAGAATATGCTTCCCGCTGTGCGCTGCTGTTTGACGGCGCGATTACGGCGGAGGGTTCTCCCGGTGATTTTTTCGGCAGCAATTATTTCTACACGACAGCCGTGAACCGCATGGTGCGCGAGTGGCTGCCTCAAGTCCTGACAGTGAAGGAGGCAATTCAGCAATGGCCAGATTCCGGCTCCCGCTCCTGA
- a CDS encoding ECF transporter S component, with protein MARFRLPLLIALAVFIAGLALTAALKDRHYVLLSLVLLAAALIPLFVRLERRPLESRELVLLAVLSAIAAVSRIPFAALPSFKPVSAIVILSAYVFGAEAGFIIGAVAALVSNIYFGQGPWTPWQMFAWGMVGLSAGWLRNTRLLRSRVGLLSFGFVWGFLFGWIMNIWHIISLPDAFSWGLVATTYAASFYFDLTHAISNVLFLSLLAGGWTKVLMRFRKKYGLLQEE; from the coding sequence ATGGCCAGATTCCGGCTCCCGCTCCTGATTGCTTTGGCTGTATTTATAGCGGGCCTTGCGCTCACTGCGGCGCTGAAAGACCGCCATTACGTGCTGCTCAGCCTGGTGCTGCTGGCGGCGGCGCTGATTCCCCTGTTCGTGCGGCTGGAGCGCCGGCCGCTGGAGTCGCGCGAGCTGGTGCTGCTCGCCGTATTGTCGGCGATTGCCGCGGTCAGCCGGATTCCGTTCGCTGCGCTACCGAGCTTCAAGCCGGTATCCGCGATTGTGATTCTGTCTGCCTATGTATTTGGCGCAGAGGCCGGATTCATTATCGGCGCGGTGGCAGCGCTGGTGTCCAATATTTATTTTGGACAAGGGCCATGGACACCCTGGCAGATGTTTGCCTGGGGTATGGTCGGCCTGAGCGCAGGCTGGCTGCGCAACACCAGGCTGCTGCGGTCGCGTGTGGGTCTGCTTAGCTTCGGCTTCGTTTGGGGTTTCCTGTTCGGCTGGATTATGAACATCTGGCATATCATCAGCTTGCCCGATGCTTTCAGTTGGGGACTGGTGGCCACCACATATGCGGCCAGCTTTTATTTCGATCTGACCCATGCGATCTCCAATGTGCTGTTCCTGTCGCTGCTGGCTGGCGGGTGGACCAAAGTGCTGATGCGTTTTCGCAAGAAATATGGGCTGCTGCAGGAGGAGTGA
- a CDS encoding HAMP domain-containing methyl-accepting chemotaxis protein, producing the protein MKNLKVRNKMTLLMVLIMIMMVGIGTHGILIADRTAKRATETYNENVLPISYLGQMRINNEEIESSILELLITHNSAMKLQLQGGIEQRIAGNDGLLNQLLDISFEDKPEIGGAINEYAALLPGYRAQRDTILRLCLSDHGQEAYDLYSGAFHTSRERMGALLHKLNDGLQQEAAAHLAAAHSESSYAKRANILLTLVIWMICAALCCIVARQIANPLKLLQARMKRAEEGDLKAADVYQANDEFGRINSSFNHMLGSLRSIMHRVAESVEMIAASSEEMSASARHSSLTADAMAEAASPAASSYKQQAFSVSQALEAVQRIAAEAAAIESSSLVFYKRADPAAADLGVDTVQHTREIIGAVAHIASESQAVAEALKQLQLFLDQGAEAVLGTGTKAREQMSAMLEISAQAQYLGLLSEDLQESVNRFGL; encoded by the coding sequence ATGAAGAACCTAAAGGTCAGAAATAAAATGACGCTGCTGATGGTATTGATTATGATCATGATGGTCGGAATCGGAACCCATGGCATCCTTATTGCAGACCGGACGGCTAAACGGGCTACGGAAACCTACAATGAAAATGTATTGCCCATCTCCTATTTGGGTCAAATGCGCATAAATAATGAGGAGATCGAGTCCTCCATCCTGGAGCTGCTGATTACTCATAATTCGGCTATGAAGCTGCAGCTGCAGGGAGGGATAGAGCAGAGAATTGCCGGCAACGACGGGTTGCTAAACCAGCTGCTGGACATTTCTTTCGAGGATAAACCGGAGATTGGCGGCGCAATCAATGAATATGCCGCGCTGCTTCCCGGTTACCGCGCCCAGCGGGATACGATTCTGCGGCTGTGTCTCAGTGACCATGGCCAGGAGGCATACGATCTGTATTCGGGGGCATTCCACACCTCCCGGGAGCGGATGGGTGCGCTGCTTCATAAGCTGAATGATGGGCTGCAGCAGGAGGCGGCAGCCCATCTGGCGGCAGCACATTCGGAATCGTCGTATGCGAAGAGGGCGAATATCCTGCTGACCTTGGTCATCTGGATGATATGCGCCGCGCTCTGCTGTATCGTCGCACGACAGATTGCGAATCCGCTGAAGCTGCTGCAGGCACGGATGAAACGTGCCGAAGAAGGGGACCTGAAGGCGGCGGATGTCTATCAGGCCAACGATGAATTTGGCCGAATCAACAGCTCCTTCAATCATATGCTGGGCAGTCTGCGCTCCATCATGCATAGGGTGGCGGAAAGTGTGGAGATGATAGCCGCCTCGTCGGAGGAGATGAGCGCCAGCGCCAGACACTCCTCGCTGACTGCCGATGCTATGGCCGAAGCTGCCAGTCCTGCTGCTTCAAGCTATAAGCAGCAGGCATTCAGCGTGAGCCAGGCCCTGGAGGCTGTGCAGCGGATAGCCGCTGAAGCCGCCGCAATCGAAAGCAGCAGTCTTGTCTTCTATAAGCGGGCGGACCCGGCAGCAGCGGACCTTGGGGTAGACACCGTACAGCACACCAGAGAAATCATAGGTGCTGTGGCACATATCGCCAGCGAATCGCAAGCGGTGGCAGAGGCTCTGAAGCAGCTGCAGCTATTTCTGGACCAAGGAGCAGAGGCTGTGCTTGGCACAGGGACGAAGGCGCGGGAGCAAATGTCGGCGATGCTGGAAATCTCCGCACAGGCCCAGTATCTGGGTCTGCTATCGGAGGATCTGCAGGAGAGTGTGAACCGGTTTGGTCTGTAA
- the qoxD gene encoding cytochrome aa3 quinol oxidase subunit IV yields MMKQLFPIRHVMGYIASLVLSAAALTVIYADFSDTANMVILLITAIIQASLQLFVFMHIGENADTKKELYLNLAYALFVGLVTIFGTLFIFVWGWYA; encoded by the coding sequence ATGATGAAGCAACTGTTTCCGATTCGCCATGTAATGGGTTATATCGCCTCTCTCGTCCTTTCTGCGGCCGCACTCACAGTGATCTATGCGGACTTCTCCGATACAGCCAATATGGTCATCCTGCTGATCACAGCGATCATTCAGGCTTCCTTGCAGCTGTTCGTGTTCATGCACATCGGCGAGAATGCAGATACCAAAAAAGAGCTGTACCTCAATCTCGCGTACGCCCTGTTCGTCGGGCTGGTCACGATATTCGGCACACTGTTCATCTTCGTATGGGGCTGGTACGCTTAA
- the qoxC gene encoding cytochrome aa3 quinol oxidase subunit III, with translation MKIDASKPLEYSTEENNNKIFGFWIFLGAEIALFATLFTVYFVMVNRFASGPSGPEIFEIGPVLIETFLLLSSSFTIGLAVHAMRHGYKKAMMVFMAITLLMGLGFLGIEIMEFFTYVHEGATLQTSGFLSSLFVLLGTHGAHVTFGFLWGTGIMIQLWRQGINPATANKSFIFSLYWHFLDVVWIFIFSFVYLKGMM, from the coding sequence ATGAAAATAGATGCGTCCAAGCCGCTTGAATATTCAACAGAGGAGAACAACAACAAGATCTTTGGCTTCTGGATCTTCCTGGGAGCGGAAATTGCGCTGTTCGCCACATTGTTCACTGTTTATTTTGTAATGGTTAACCGGTTCGCCAGCGGACCTAGCGGCCCGGAGATTTTTGAAATCGGCCCGGTGCTGATTGAGACCTTCCTGCTGCTGAGCAGCTCGTTTACGATTGGTCTGGCGGTTCACGCCATGCGCCACGGCTACAAAAAAGCGATGATGGTCTTCATGGCCATCACGCTGCTGATGGGTCTGGGCTTCCTGGGCATAGAAATTATGGAGTTCTTCACTTATGTTCATGAAGGAGCTACACTGCAGACCAGCGGGTTCCTCTCCAGTCTATTCGTCCTGCTGGGCACCCATGGAGCGCACGTTACCTTCGGCTTCCTGTGGGGCACAGGGATTATGATTCAGTTGTGGCGTCAGGGCATTAATCCGGCAACAGCAAACAAATCGTTTATCTTCTCGCTGTACTGGCATTTCTTGGATGTTGTCTGGATCTTTATCTTCAGCTTCGTCTACCTGAAAGGAATGATGTGA
- the qoxB gene encoding cytochrome aa3 quinol oxidase subunit I, whose protein sequence is MDLERFKVHGEPLIYGAMISIVLATIGIIVGLTYFKKWGYLWREWLTTVDHKKIGVMYILAALLMLFRGGIDAMMMRLQTAAPEMKFLDAQHYNEVFTTHGLIMILFMAMPFIIGLMNVIIPLQIGARDVAFPRLNAVSFWLFFFGAMLLNISFVIGGSPDAGWSAYFPLASLEFSPTVGNNYYSLALQISGIGTLITGVNFIVTILKMRAPGMKLMKMPMFTWSVLITNVIIVFAFPVLTVALALMMFDRIFGSQFFTMANGGMDMLWANLFWVWGHPEVYIVVLPAFGIYSEIVATFSKKNLYGYTSMVFSMIIISLLSFLVWAHHFYTMGQGVMVNSFFSITTMAIAVPTGVKIFNWLFTLRKGRISFTTPMLYTLAFIPIFTIGGVTGVMLAMASADYQYHNTMFLVAHFHYVLIPGAVFAVIAGFHYWFPKVFGFRLNERLGKHAFWWIIISFNVTFFPLFFLGLMGMTRRMYTYSEETGFGPLNMLSFAGAVGLAIGFVILVYNIYWSTRYMPRDTTGDPWDGRTLEWATNSPIPAYNFAVVPKVQTRDAFWSQKVDNIQLYEEKITKIHMPSNTGKPFILGAIFFVFGFSLVFSLWIPAILSGIGILIVMAAMSFDRDHGFYIPAEEVIATEKKLRGETV, encoded by the coding sequence ATGGATTTGGAAAGATTTAAGGTTCACGGCGAACCCTTGATATACGGAGCTATGATTAGTATCGTTCTGGCTACCATCGGCATTATCGTCGGCCTGACCTATTTTAAGAAATGGGGTTATCTGTGGCGTGAATGGCTGACTACCGTTGACCACAAAAAGATCGGGGTTATGTATATCCTGGCCGCTCTGCTGATGTTGTTCCGCGGCGGGATCGACGCCATGATGATGCGTCTGCAGACCGCAGCGCCCGAGATGAAATTCCTTGATGCCCAGCACTATAATGAGGTCTTTACGACCCATGGCCTGATCATGATCCTCTTTATGGCCATGCCTTTTATCATCGGTCTGATGAATGTGATCATTCCGCTGCAGATCGGCGCAAGAGACGTTGCTTTTCCGCGGCTGAACGCCGTCAGCTTCTGGCTCTTCTTCTTCGGGGCGATGCTGCTCAACATCTCGTTCGTTATCGGCGGTTCACCGGATGCCGGCTGGTCCGCTTACTTCCCGCTGGCGAGTCTGGAGTTCAGTCCGACCGTCGGGAACAACTACTATTCACTGGCCCTGCAGATTTCAGGGATTGGTACCCTGATTACCGGGGTTAACTTCATCGTCACTATCCTTAAGATGCGTGCACCTGGCATGAAGCTGATGAAGATGCCGATGTTTACCTGGTCCGTTCTGATCACCAACGTGATTATCGTCTTTGCCTTCCCGGTACTGACGGTTGCACTGGCGCTGATGATGTTCGACCGGATCTTCGGCTCTCAATTCTTCACGATGGCCAACGGCGGGATGGATATGTTGTGGGCCAACCTGTTCTGGGTGTGGGGACATCCCGAGGTGTATATCGTTGTCCTGCCTGCGTTCGGGATATATAGTGAGATTGTCGCCACCTTCTCCAAAAAGAACCTGTACGGCTATACCTCCATGGTATTCAGTATGATAATCATCTCGCTCCTGTCCTTCCTGGTATGGGCTCACCATTTCTACACGATGGGCCAGGGCGTGATGGTCAACAGCTTCTTCTCGATTACCACGATGGCGATTGCCGTACCAACCGGGGTCAAAATATTCAACTGGCTGTTTACGCTAAGGAAGGGCCGAATCTCCTTCACGACCCCGATGCTCTATACCCTGGCGTTCATTCCGATCTTCACGATCGGCGGGGTGACCGGAGTCATGCTGGCGATGGCCAGTGCCGACTATCAATACCACAACACCATGTTCCTGGTAGCGCATTTCCACTACGTGCTGATTCCAGGTGCCGTGTTCGCCGTCATTGCGGGCTTCCATTACTGGTTCCCTAAGGTCTTCGGCTTCCGTCTGAACGAACGCTTGGGCAAACATGCTTTCTGGTGGATCATTATTTCCTTTAACGTCACCTTCTTCCCGCTGTTCTTCCTGGGACTGATGGGAATGACACGCCGGATGTACACCTATTCCGAGGAAACGGGCTTTGGTCCGCTCAATATGCTCTCATTCGCCGGGGCTGTCGGGCTGGCCATCGGGTTCGTGATTCTGGTCTACAATATCTACTGGAGCACACGTTACATGCCGCGCGATACTACAGGCGATCCATGGGATGGACGTACGCTGGAGTGGGCAACGAACAGCCCGATTCCGGCCTACAACTTCGCTGTGGTGCCTAAGGTGCAGACACGCGACGCGTTCTGGTCCCAGAAGGTCGACAACATCCAGCTGTATGAGGAAAAGATTACCAAGATCCATATGCCGAGCAATACAGGTAAACCTTTTATACTCGGTGCCATTTTCTTCGTATTCGGCTTCTCGCTCGTCTTCAGTCTCTGGATTCCGGCTATCCTGTCGGGGATCGGCATCCTTATTGTAATGGCTGCGATGTCCTTCGACCGTGATCACGGGTTCTACATTCCGGCTGAAGAAGTCATTGCTACTGAAAAGAAATTGCGGGGTGAGACTGTATGA
- the qoxA gene encoding cytochrome aa3 quinol oxidase subunit II, with amino-acid sequence MNKKGPLYALFISLVLLLPGCSSIAVLNPKGPAARTLSDTIILSILVMLGVLAVVYILYIFILVKYRAKKSNEGYIPPHEEGNKWLEALWIAIPIVIVAFLSVVTVKSTSAVENIAEDYKNQKPLVIYASSSNWKWHFSYPEEGIETVNYVNMPVHRAVEFRMYSFGTITSLWIPQLGGQKYAMSDMLTKLHLSGDTVGSYIGKNANFSGKGFAHMEFEALVMSDADYADWVKEVKETAPELTEDEFKGLLEMDFAGRKTYSSTHLTFSPPPGDHSEHMSGDGTEMDMDNGHMDHQDNKDIHPSPEPSSQTEFDGEPNPELDQPLPTSAVDEETHEGH; translated from the coding sequence ATGAATAAAAAGGGACCGTTATACGCTTTATTTATCAGTCTGGTTTTACTGTTGCCGGGGTGCAGTTCGATTGCTGTACTCAATCCGAAAGGACCGGCTGCACGGACATTGTCTGACACCATCATTCTTTCGATTCTTGTCATGCTGGGTGTTCTGGCAGTTGTCTACATCTTATATATCTTCATTCTGGTGAAATACCGGGCCAAAAAAAGCAACGAAGGCTACATTCCTCCTCACGAGGAAGGCAACAAGTGGCTTGAAGCACTCTGGATTGCCATCCCGATTGTGATCGTGGCTTTCCTCTCCGTGGTGACTGTCAAATCCACATCGGCCGTAGAGAACATAGCAGAGGATTATAAAAATCAGAAACCTCTTGTGATCTACGCCTCCTCTTCCAACTGGAAATGGCATTTCAGTTATCCAGAAGAAGGAATTGAAACGGTCAACTACGTAAACATGCCTGTTCACCGTGCCGTTGAATTCAGAATGTATTCGTTCGGTACGATCACGAGCCTCTGGATTCCGCAGCTGGGCGGACAGAAATACGCGATGAGCGACATGCTTACGAAGCTGCACCTGTCCGGCGACACTGTAGGTTCTTACATTGGTAAGAATGCCAACTTCAGCGGCAAGGGCTTTGCCCACATGGAATTCGAAGCACTCGTCATGAGTGATGCGGATTATGCGGACTGGGTGAAGGAAGTCAAAGAAACTGCGCCTGAGTTGACCGAGGATGAATTCAAGGGACTGCTGGAAATGGATTTTGCCGGACGCAAAACCTATTCCTCCACTCACCTGACCTTCAGCCCTCCTCCGGGTGATCACAGTGAACATATGAGCGGTGACGGTACGGAAATGGATATGGACAATGGCCATATGGACCATCAGGACAACAAGGATATTCATCCTTCACCTGAACCGTCCAGCCAGACTGAATTTGACGGCGAGCCGAATCCTGAGCTGGATCAGCCACTTCCAACCTCTGCTGTAGATGAAGAAACTCATGAAGGCCACTAA
- a CDS encoding polysaccharide deacetylase family protein, whose translation MPFKKVCLILMSLFVCVGLLQVGGTAEAAGSATLRLGVNDELTEIEAISVDNTYYVPLRELTQALSLSLTGQKEGFQVKSQGRSILLLNDHERALLHDGSEVKLHTFLRGGMLMAPLKLTTYLGLQISYQSGNYLLRVRDASAKLDDAAFVAQYKEKLKPKVIAVPPVSPASPANPPKTSGKPGMTVYLTFDDGPTASTSKLLDVLADYKVKATFFMIGPNMNTYPTQVKRLAEEGHSLALHGMTHRKEKFYASPSAALSEMDRNQAIVKKITGKTTTLIRPPYGSKPYFTKAFRDKVLGQGYQLWDWNVDSEDWRYKEDSNRIYTSVMNQVNKLKKSKTNPVILMHDQKATLKVLPRILESLQKEGYQFSVITQDTRPLNFWKDVR comes from the coding sequence GTGCCCTTTAAGAAAGTATGTCTAATATTGATGTCTTTATTCGTATGTGTGGGACTCTTGCAGGTTGGAGGTACGGCTGAGGCAGCCGGTTCGGCTACGCTCCGATTGGGAGTTAATGATGAATTAACGGAGATTGAGGCTATTTCCGTCGATAATACGTATTATGTTCCGCTTCGGGAGCTTACCCAGGCACTGAGTCTGAGCCTGACCGGCCAGAAGGAGGGCTTCCAGGTCAAGAGTCAAGGCAGATCGATCCTGCTGCTGAATGATCACGAGCGTGCGCTCCTTCACGATGGAAGCGAAGTGAAGCTGCACACCTTCCTGCGTGGCGGCATGCTGATGGCCCCCCTGAAGCTGACCACTTATTTGGGGCTGCAGATTTCATACCAGTCGGGCAATTACCTGCTGAGAGTTAGGGATGCCTCGGCCAAGCTGGATGATGCTGCTTTTGTGGCCCAGTACAAGGAAAAGCTGAAGCCGAAGGTTATCGCAGTGCCACCGGTGTCTCCGGCAAGTCCGGCGAATCCGCCAAAGACAAGCGGTAAGCCGGGAATGACCGTATATCTGACCTTTGACGACGGACCAACGGCATCAACCTCCAAACTGCTGGATGTGCTGGCGGACTATAAGGTGAAGGCAACCTTTTTCATGATCGGGCCTAATATGAACACTTATCCTACCCAGGTGAAACGGCTGGCCGAAGAAGGGCATAGCCTGGCACTGCATGGCATGACTCACCGCAAAGAGAAATTCTACGCTTCGCCGTCCGCGGCCTTGTCGGAAATGGACCGTAATCAAGCCATTGTGAAGAAGATTACAGGGAAGACGACTACATTAATCCGTCCGCCCTATGGCAGCAAGCCCTACTTCACCAAAGCCTTCCGCGACAAGGTGCTTGGACAAGGCTACCAGCTGTGGGACTGGAACGTTGATTCGGAAGACTGGAGATACAAAGAGGACAGCAACAGAATCTATACTTCGGTGATGAATCAGGTGAACAAGCTGAAGAAGTCCAAGACCAACCCGGTTATCCTGATGCATGACCAGAAGGCGACCCTTAAGGTGTTGCCGCGCATTCTGGAGTCCCTGCAGAAGGAGGGCTACCAGTTCAGCGTAATCACGCAGGATACCCGTCCGCTTAATTTCTGGAAGGATGTCCGGTAG
- a CDS encoding TetR/AcrR family transcriptional regulator: MSEIEEKIRTPRQNRSIKTKEAITEAAMKLFSEKGYHQTNTKEIAAAAGVSTGSFYSYFIDKRAVFIDVLNIYNEALLSQIKTSLAETDLDQLDKSALIVHLVDTLIESHQVYTGFHKELAVMVLMDEGIRQLMEEQYELGRQLTLQYLQQGQKEIKTSDLEATSVVIFESTGVIVDKIAFSPGKISPDRLKSQLVQMITDYLYK; this comes from the coding sequence TTGAGTGAGATCGAAGAGAAAATAAGAACGCCCCGGCAAAACCGGAGCATCAAGACCAAAGAAGCCATAACCGAGGCGGCTATGAAGCTGTTCTCCGAGAAGGGCTATCATCAGACCAATACGAAAGAAATTGCCGCCGCCGCAGGGGTATCCACAGGCAGCTTTTATTCCTATTTCATAGATAAACGCGCTGTTTTTATCGATGTGCTCAATATATACAATGAAGCCTTGCTGTCCCAAATTAAGACCTCGCTTGCCGAAACCGACCTTGACCAACTCGACAAAAGCGCACTGATTGTTCACCTTGTAGATACTCTTATAGAGTCTCATCAGGTCTACACCGGGTTCCATAAAGAACTAGCGGTAATGGTGCTTATGGATGAGGGCATACGGCAACTGATGGAGGAACAATACGAATTAGGCCGCCAGCTCACGCTGCAATATCTCCAGCAAGGCCAGAAAGAAATCAAAACATCTGATTTGGAAGCTACATCAGTCGTCATATTCGAATCCACTGGTGTTATCGTAGATAAAATCGCCTTCTCCCCAGGCAAAATCTCCCCTGACCGCTTGAAATCGCAGCTTGTCCAGATGATTACCGACTACCTTTACAAATAG